From Montipora foliosa isolate CH-2021 chromosome 6, ASM3666993v2, whole genome shotgun sequence, a single genomic window includes:
- the LOC138008115 gene encoding tropomodulin-3-like, with protein MSWLKQKKGAVDLDEFKDIDEDALVEGLSPEELADLNAAIDPENALLPVHERQTNQTDKENTGPFNRQHLLEHLEEQAKNVEEREDYVPYKKETRGKVWQPKEKPGKKEAQPLLPDDLSEVLDNATEEEMLELAAILGVHSMLTQTQSHWAEKTDSGKALRGSGLKKYKPGIVKATKIKKPDLTAVNELNVGKAINQLKNNDPKLTNLNLNNHPEATVEVLEDVAKALLTNTSLKHVQLANTQMTDKTAKLFADVLNKNKTLETLNLESNFLTGVGIMAIMDVLETNTTLQALRLSNQCAVIGSQVEQKIVTSLEKNTTLLSFGMSFDTQGPRIRAAELMVRNNDSIRLERVENDAEEEDDEDEDEEDDDDEEHEV; from the exons ATGTCTTGgctaaagcaaaagaaaggtgCTGTCGATCTCGATGAATTCAAAGACATTGATGAAGATGCTCTAGTAGAAGGTCTTTCTCCTGAAGAATTAGCAGATTTAAATGCAGCTATTGATCCCGAG AATGCCCTGCTGCCAGTTCATGAACGTCAAACTAATCAGACAGACAAGGAAAACACTGGACCATTTAACAGACAACATCTTCTAGAACACTTGGAAGAGCAGGCCAAGAATGTTGAGGAACGTGAAGATTATGTGCCATACAAGAAGGAAACTCGTGGCAAGGTTTGGCAACCCAAGGAGAAGCCTGGAAAGAAAGAAGCACAACCATTGCTGCCAGATGATCTGAGCGAGGTGCTTGATAATGCCACTGAAGAGGAAATGTTGGAACTTGCAG CCATTCTCGGAGTTCACAGCATGCTTACCCAAACCCAGAGTCACTGGGCTGAAAAGACAGATTCTGGAAAGGCACTCAGGGGTAGCGGCCTCAAGAAATACAAGCCAG GTATTGTGAAAGCAACCAAGATAAAGAAGCCTGACCTAACAGCAGTGAATGAACTGAATGTGGGCAAAGCCATCAATCAACTAAAAAACAATGACCCTAAACTTACAAACCTGAACTTAAATAATCATCCAGAGGCTACAGTAGAGGTGCTTGAAGATGTAGCCAAGGCCTTGCTTACAAACACCAGTCTGAAACATGTTCAGCTTGCTAACACACAGATGACAGACAAGACAGCCAAG ctGTTTGCTGATGTTTTGAATAAGAACAAGACCCTTGAGACACTGAATCTGGAATCTAACTTCCTAACTGGTGTAGGAATCATG GCTATTATGGATGTCTTGGAAACCAATACCACTTTGCAGGCACTTCGCTTGTCTAACCAG TGTGCTGTTATCGGCAGCCAGGTGGAACAGAAAATAGTGACCTCTTTAGAGAAGAACACAACTTTATTGAGTTTTGGAATGAGCTTTGATACCCAGGGACCACGGATCAGAGCTGCTGAGCTGATGGTGCGAAACAATGATTCAA TTCGACTGGAACGTGTCGAGAATGATGCTGAAGAagaggatgatgaagatgaagatgaagaggatgatgatgatgaagaacaTGAAGTGtga
- the LOC138008116 gene encoding chondroitin sulfate N-acetylgalactosaminyltransferase 1-like, with the protein MAFFSVRIQRLVLYLLLVLTVALLYQIYSHSGDLVKKQQLRDESAKVQYSDFMKLPPKDAVIDKKEIKGNVRRREIDMERSNAQLQKEVKRLKSRINKKEELIYRLTAELEKEKSNVNKFKQEAGNLKVQNAELLAEMESRSIGENSGRSEQNPVADAKENSKNNRKVQVNDIRISERVQFQSFAKTHVFEVAPVLRPKEYIFHGQNTNLRKVKSSRKHFLEAQDVAINLINTNTSYRVSTDNVVDGVYRFDINAGVEYELYLKDPSSHKFIAVRLIRPLGQMQPVEAPYDRKKPIELINLILPLSGRLERFQQFIDNFVEVCIKKDKHVFLSVVLYGASDFNNVKSTLKDLEASYGFKKYQLIMRDKPFSRGRALHDGVMYWSGKPNNVLMFFCDVDITFRPEFLRRCRMYAEPEKKVYYPMVFSLYNPVNVYEDGIVPPPSEQLVIERSHGFWRAYGFGMTCQYRSDYLRVGGFDLNIEGWGSEDLGLYERHLLQSNIRIIRAPDRDLFHYFHEKNCDPSLSKEQYRSCLGSKAIAEGTHTQIAMQLSKLREKYESESQQDDGD; encoded by the exons ATGGCGTTTTTTTCTGTCCGAATACAAAGACTAGTGTTGTATTTGTTGCTCGTTTTAACTGTGGCTCTGTTGTATCAGATCTACAGTCACAGCGGCGATCTCGTCAAAAAGCAACAACTACGCGACGAATCTGCGAAAGTTCAATACTCAGATTTCATGAAATTGCCACCCAAAGATGCAGTTATCgataaaaaagaaatcaaaggtAATGTCAGAAGAAGAGAGATCGATATGGAACGATCAAACGCTCAGTTACAGAAAGAAGTCAAGAGATTAAAATCCCGCATTAATAAGAAGGAGGAGCTCATTTATCGGCTAACTGCAGAACTTGAAAAAGAGAAATCAAACGTCAATAAATTCAAGCAAGAAGCTGGGAATTTAAAAGTTCAAAACGCTGAACTTTTGGCTGAAATGGAAAGTCGTTCGATTGGCGAAAACAGCGGAAGAAGCGAACAAAACCCTGTCGCGGATGCGAAGGAGAACTCTAAGAATAATCGTAAAGTACAGGTCAATGATATTCGAATATCGGAACGCGTTCAATTCCAAAGCTTTGCTAAAACACATGTCTTTGAAGTAGCTCCCGTTTTGCGACCAAAGGAATACATATTCCACGGACAAAACACAAACTTGAGGAAAGTTAAGTCAAGTAGAAAACATTTCCTGGAGGCGCAAGACGTTGCAATCAACCTAATTAACACAAACACCTCATACCGAGTAAGTACAGATAATGTTGTAGATGGTGTTTACAGATTTGATATTAACGCCGGAGTGGAGTATGAGCTGTATTTAAAGGATCCTTCTTCACATAAATTTATAGCAGTTCGGTTAATTCGTCCTTTAGGACAAATGCAACCCGTCGAAGCTCCATATGACCGGAAGAAACCTATTGAACTCATCAACTTAATTTTGCCTTTATCTGGAAGACTCGAAAGATTTCAACAGTTTATAGATAATTTTGTAGAAGTGTGTATTAAAAAGGACAAGCATGTATTTCTCTCAGTCGTTTTGTATGGCGCTTCGGACTTCAATAACGTAAAATCAACTCTGAAAGACCTAGAAGCTTCGTATGGTTTCAAAAAGTACCAATTGATTATGCGAGACAAACCGTTTTCTCGTGGGCGAGCTCTTCATGATGGAGTTATGTACTGGAGCGGAAAGCCAAACAATGTCTTAATGTTCTTCTGCGATGTGGACATAACTTTCCGTCCGGAATTTCTTCGGAGGTGCCGAATGTACGCCGAACCGGAGAAGAAAGTATATTATCCAATGGTGTTTAGCTTGTACAATCCAGTCAATGTTTACGAAGATGGAATCGTTCCGCCGCCTTCAGAGCAGCTCGTAATTG AGCGTTCACACGGATTTTGGCGTGCATACGGATTCGGAATGACATGTCAGTATCGTTCGGATTATCTTCGAGTTGGCGGCTTTGATCTGAATATTGAAGGATGGGGTTCTGAAGATTTGGGCCTCTATGAAAGACACCTTCTTCAATCCAACATCAG AATTATTCGTGCTCCCGACCGAGATTTGTTCCATTATTTTCACGAAAAGAACTGTGACCCCAGCCTGAGCAAGGAACAGTACAGATCGTGTCTGGGCTCCAAAGCAATTGCAGAGGGGACTCATACACAGATAGCGATGCAACTGAGCAAACTCCGTGAAAAATACGAATCTGAATCCCAGCAAGATGATGGAGATTGA